In Vibrio tritonius, the following are encoded in one genomic region:
- a CDS encoding TonB-dependent receptor plug domain-containing protein: MKFTHFSLAVVAITPCSNMVYAEPIDLGELEIVESTVQDEPAVQQHKAADIYKSYDPIDSGKSVIGKEMISQSQAGDNDTTRLIQDLPNVQIDIDQEEVSLQRIQSVRPSDFSISGGATFENNIMIDGIGVNSVQDTLSNSFSDDDQLEFNAGVTAQSVYVDPSLLESAEVMDSNVSAKYGQFLGGAVNYKIRTPSKQFHMNMSGGYQADEMVHYKRDNSDMEEGEEPSSKPNFYKYNGSISFDLPLTENLLTLVSYSRSASKVTYTNDETYGGDNVPNRDISENYLIKGVYTYSDNLSFIGQLIYSPYIHQYTSSNVINSFQETSSSGMQGYIAAEGYQGLTTWNSKFSITTNDSSRDAADTKVRYVGSSVDWCSKSNCYEGSLGDLDFLQKDYRWSFDMTTPLWSGDFRWGADLSYTQAERNRPNDVYSYTTSKKWTGTCEDGDITCNGGSIGTGYTYYPANFAEVTYSSQALWLEYERQIANVNIRAGLRGEHNEFLNNYNVAPRLTVNWEFLTDTYLTIGANRYYANNMVSYALRSQDASTYAYKRTVNSSTGEVSDWALKKTTSAYLFDTDTLKTPYSDELTAALTFPTPLQGNLRLKTVYRQNRDRFSVSDTNTGTDYYRNMENEGKSDYLAYTLEWSGGFEHHRFNANVTWSETHYFGQKTYTGYEDTSDEVYYKGSVMTTDEINELSDIDNYAAPIKASIGWSADWFNRRLVTNTKVNYRGSYSYIGDSQENIEIDSSTYDVYEDLKKESFLTMDLNLLYKLINSEKQQLNLKASVKNVFDSSPNATTSEGKRYQTGRTLWLGFNYAM; encoded by the coding sequence ATGAAATTCACTCATTTTAGTTTGGCAGTGGTAGCCATAACTCCTTGTTCTAATATGGTTTATGCAGAACCAATTGATTTAGGAGAGTTAGAAATTGTTGAATCAACAGTGCAGGATGAGCCGGCAGTACAACAGCACAAAGCGGCCGACATTTATAAAAGTTATGACCCGATAGACTCTGGCAAGTCTGTCATTGGCAAAGAGATGATCAGTCAAAGTCAAGCGGGGGATAATGATACAACGCGACTTATTCAAGATTTGCCTAATGTGCAAATTGATATTGACCAAGAAGAAGTCAGTCTGCAACGAATTCAGTCGGTAAGACCATCGGATTTTTCTATTTCTGGTGGTGCTACGTTTGAAAACAATATCATGATTGATGGAATAGGCGTCAATTCAGTTCAAGATACATTGAGTAACTCCTTTTCTGATGATGACCAATTAGAGTTTAATGCGGGCGTGACTGCTCAATCCGTCTATGTTGACCCATCTTTACTTGAATCAGCGGAAGTAATGGACTCGAACGTTTCTGCAAAATATGGGCAGTTTTTAGGTGGGGCGGTGAACTATAAAATTCGCACCCCTTCCAAACAGTTTCATATGAATATGAGTGGTGGTTATCAAGCCGATGAAATGGTTCATTACAAACGTGATAACTCTGATATGGAAGAGGGGGAAGAGCCAAGTAGCAAACCTAACTTTTATAAATACAATGGTTCAATTAGTTTTGACTTGCCACTCACTGAAAATCTATTGACATTAGTTTCATACAGTCGCTCCGCTTCTAAAGTGACTTACACTAATGATGAAACCTATGGTGGCGATAATGTTCCTAATCGCGATATCTCAGAAAATTACCTTATTAAAGGGGTTTATACCTATAGTGATAATCTCTCCTTTATTGGTCAGTTAATCTATAGTCCTTATATTCATCAATATACGTCGAGTAATGTAATCAATAGTTTTCAGGAAACCAGCTCATCAGGTATGCAGGGATATATTGCTGCCGAGGGCTATCAAGGCTTAACTACATGGAATTCTAAGTTTTCTATCACCACAAATGATTCAAGCAGAGATGCTGCAGACACTAAGGTTCGCTATGTAGGTTCTTCGGTTGATTGGTGTTCTAAGTCTAACTGTTATGAAGGTTCATTGGGTGATTTAGACTTTTTGCAAAAGGATTATCGTTGGTCATTTGATATGACCACGCCACTATGGTCTGGGGATTTTCGTTGGGGGGCGGATCTAAGTTATACCCAAGCTGAGCGTAATCGTCCTAATGACGTATATTCATACACCACTAGTAAGAAATGGACAGGAACCTGTGAAGATGGGGATATTACATGTAACGGCGGGAGTATAGGGACCGGTTATACATACTATCCAGCCAATTTTGCCGAGGTCACCTATTCTAGCCAAGCACTTTGGTTAGAATATGAACGCCAGATTGCGAACGTGAATATTCGTGCTGGTTTGCGTGGTGAACACAATGAATTTCTCAATAATTACAACGTTGCACCAAGGCTAACTGTGAACTGGGAGTTTTTGACAGATACCTATCTCACTATAGGGGCGAACCGTTATTACGCGAATAATATGGTGAGTTATGCGCTACGTTCTCAAGATGCCAGCACCTATGCTTATAAACGTACTGTCAATTCATCCACCGGTGAGGTCAGTGACTGGGCACTCAAGAAAACGACATCTGCCTATTTGTTTGATACTGATACATTAAAGACACCTTATAGTGATGAATTGACTGCAGCGTTGACGTTCCCTACGCCGTTGCAAGGAAATTTGAGGCTTAAAACTGTATATCGTCAAAATCGTGACCGATTTTCTGTTTCTGATACCAATACTGGGACTGATTATTACCGTAACATGGAAAACGAAGGGAAGTCAGATTACTTGGCTTATACCTTGGAATGGAGTGGCGGGTTTGAGCATCATCGATTTAATGCTAATGTGACTTGGTCAGAAACGCATTATTTTGGTCAGAAAACATATACTGGTTACGAAGATACTTCTGATGAGGTTTATTACAAAGGCTCAGTGATGACAACGGATGAAATCAATGAGTTGAGTGACATTGACAACTACGCAGCCCCTATCAAAGCTTCTATCGGATGGAGTGCAGATTGGTTTAATCGCCGTTTGGTTACGAATACTAAAGTGAACTATCGCGGTAGTTATAGCTATATCGGAGATTCTCAAGAGAATATTGAAATCGATAGTTCAACCTACGATGTGTATGAAGATTTGAAAAAAGAGTCATTTCTTACCATGGATTTGAACTTGCTATACAAGCTAATTAATAGTGAAAAACAGCAGCTCAATCTAAAAGCCAGTGTTAAGAACGTATTTGATAGTTCTCCTAATGCGACCACATCGGAAGGTAAACGTTATCAGACTGGACGAACATTATGGTTAGGATTTAACTACGCTATGTGA
- a CDS encoding L-ribulose-5-phosphate 3-epimerase: MYQPLQRQRIGLYEKALPNDLSWEEKLTTTKQLGFDFLEISVDESDERRSRLDWDDETIYSLRHLCEKVGLPLQSLCLSAHRKYPFGSADPEIRHQAVLHMEKAITLAFKLGIRTIQLAGYDVYYEPANKETHERFIEGMRQAAKMAERAGVMLAVEIMDTNYLNSLSKFEILNRAINSPYFTAYPDVGNISGWNYDVCTELALSKAHITQIHLKDTHKVSPGYQGQFRDLVIGDGEVNFDAIFQTLKETDCVVPMVIEMWAQDKNWKENIKLAKSRLNQACDNAQLPRLFAA; this comes from the coding sequence ATGTATCAGCCTCTGCAACGTCAACGGATCGGGCTTTATGAAAAAGCCCTTCCTAACGACCTGAGTTGGGAAGAGAAACTCACCACCACCAAACAGCTGGGTTTTGATTTTCTGGAAATCTCGGTAGATGAATCCGATGAGCGCCGTAGCCGTTTAGATTGGGACGATGAAACCATCTATTCACTGCGCCACCTGTGTGAAAAAGTAGGGTTACCTTTGCAATCGTTGTGCTTAAGTGCGCATCGCAAATATCCGTTTGGTTCTGCTGACCCAGAAATTCGCCATCAAGCCGTGTTGCACATGGAAAAAGCGATTACCCTCGCCTTTAAACTGGGCATTCGCACCATTCAACTCGCTGGCTACGATGTCTATTATGAGCCCGCGAATAAAGAGACCCATGAGCGCTTTATTGAGGGTATGCGTCAAGCGGCGAAAATGGCAGAACGTGCTGGCGTGATGTTAGCGGTTGAGATCATGGATACGAACTATCTCAACTCATTGAGTAAGTTTGAAATTCTCAATCGGGCAATCAATTCCCCTTACTTCACCGCCTATCCGGATGTGGGCAATATCTCTGGTTGGAATTACGATGTGTGTACCGAACTGGCGCTGAGTAAAGCGCATATTACCCAAATCCATTTAAAGGACACACACAAAGTGAGCCCCGGTTATCAAGGGCAATTTCGTGACTTAGTCATTGGTGATGGTGAGGTGAATTTTGATGCGATTTTCCAAACCCTCAAAGAGACGGATTGTGTGGTCCCCATGGTGATTGAAATGTGGGCCCAAGATAAAAACTGGAAAGAGAACATTAAGTTGGCAAAAAGCAGGCTCAACCAAGCGTGTGATAATGCGCAGTTGCCACGGTTGTTTGCAGCATAA
- a CDS encoding 3-keto-L-gulonate-6-phosphate decarboxylase UlaD, with protein sequence MTKPLIQIALDQTSLAPAIDVAHNVQGFVDVIEVGTILAFAEGMNAVRTLRHNHPNHILVCDMKTTDGGAILARMAFEAGANWITVSAAAHIATITACKKVADEFGGEIQIEIYGRWTMEDAQAWVDLGIKQAIYHRSRDAELAGVSWTDADIAKMRELSDMGIELSITGGIVPEDIHLFEGIQAKTFIAGRALAGDKGAEVAAALRAQIDRYWNE encoded by the coding sequence ATGACTAAACCTCTTATTCAAATCGCCCTAGATCAAACTTCTCTTGCTCCTGCTATTGATGTTGCACATAACGTGCAAGGCTTTGTCGACGTGATTGAAGTGGGCACCATTTTGGCCTTCGCCGAAGGGATGAACGCGGTTCGCACTCTGCGCCACAATCACCCTAACCATATTTTGGTGTGTGATATGAAGACCACCGATGGCGGTGCCATCCTTGCCCGTATGGCATTTGAAGCAGGTGCAAACTGGATTACCGTTTCCGCCGCAGCCCACATTGCCACCATCACCGCGTGTAAAAAAGTAGCCGATGAATTCGGTGGCGAAATTCAGATCGAAATTTACGGTCGTTGGACCATGGAAGATGCGCAAGCTTGGGTCGATTTAGGCATCAAACAAGCCATTTATCACCGCTCACGCGACGCTGAATTGGCTGGTGTGAGTTGGACCGATGCCGATATTGCCAAAATGCGCGAGCTGTCTGACATGGGCATCGAACTCTCTATTACTGGTGGCATTGTTCCTGAAGACATTCACTTATTTGAAGGCATTCAAGCCAAAACCTTTATCGCTGGGCGCGCACTCGCCGGTGACAAAGGCGCAGAAGTCGCCGCGGCGCTACGTGCACAAATCGACCGCTACTGGAACGAATAA
- a CDS encoding Cof-type HAD-IIB family hydrolase, giving the protein MYKVLALDLDGTVLNDQQTIHPAVKQAIHDAQEVCHVVIVTGRHHTAAKPYYDELGLTTPIICCNGTYVYDYAHQQVLKHNAIAKDDALDFIDLAQQYQMKLVMYVTNAMTYSKCNPIAYMQALEHWAQQFPPEQQPRIERIASFAELARQTDYIWKFVVEGQPHSVERFAQQEWIQKTFNGERSWSNRIDFSAQGNSKGKRLAEYVSELGYDANHVMAVGDNENDLSMIRFAGLGVAMANASDLVKQGANLVCSTNNNQDGLARLIREKIQG; this is encoded by the coding sequence ATGTACAAAGTATTAGCACTTGATCTAGATGGTACGGTTCTTAATGACCAACAAACCATCCATCCTGCCGTGAAGCAAGCCATCCACGACGCACAAGAAGTGTGTCATGTGGTGATTGTTACGGGTCGCCATCATACCGCAGCCAAGCCTTATTATGATGAACTAGGGCTGACTACCCCAATCATCTGCTGCAATGGGACCTATGTGTATGATTATGCTCACCAACAAGTGCTGAAACACAACGCGATTGCAAAAGACGATGCGCTCGACTTTATCGACTTGGCGCAACAATACCAGATGAAGTTAGTCATGTACGTCACTAACGCCATGACTTACTCCAAATGTAACCCCATCGCCTACATGCAAGCGCTCGAACATTGGGCACAGCAATTTCCTCCAGAGCAACAGCCGCGCATTGAACGAATTGCCTCCTTTGCTGAACTGGCTCGCCAAACCGACTATATCTGGAAATTTGTCGTTGAAGGACAGCCCCATTCTGTCGAACGCTTTGCTCAGCAAGAGTGGATTCAAAAGACCTTCAATGGCGAGCGTTCATGGTCCAATCGCATCGATTTCTCTGCTCAAGGCAACAGCAAAGGCAAACGCCTTGCCGAATATGTGAGTGAACTGGGTTACGACGCCAACCATGTGATGGCAGTCGGCGATAACGAAAACGATCTCTCCATGATTCGTTTTGCCGGCCTTGGCGTTGCGATGGCGAACGCATCTGACCTTGTTAAACAAGGCGCTAACCTCGTTTGCTCAACCAATAATAACCAAGACGGTCTTGCCCGCCTTATACGTGAAAAAATTCAAGGATAA
- a CDS encoding L-ribulose-5-phosphate 4-epimerase, which yields MYKALKERVLAANLKLPDYGLVTFTWGNVSEIDRERGVIAIKPSGVEYDVMTVNDIVVLDLNGNIIEGTLNPSSDTPTHLELYRAFPQLGGIVHTHSHFATVWAQAESDIPALGTTHADYFYGDIPCTRLLSKQEIAEQYEKNTGAVIIEEFQRRDLDPLAVPSVVVAGHGPFSWGKNGMDAVHNAVVLEEVASMAIATRTINSGVHIQRELSDKHYLRKHGANAYYGQR from the coding sequence ATGTATAAAGCATTAAAAGAACGCGTGCTCGCAGCTAACCTCAAACTGCCCGATTACGGCTTAGTTACTTTCACTTGGGGTAATGTGTCTGAAATTGACCGCGAACGCGGTGTGATTGCGATTAAACCATCAGGCGTTGAGTACGATGTGATGACGGTCAACGACATCGTAGTACTAGATCTTAATGGCAACATTATTGAAGGCACACTCAATCCCTCTAGTGATACGCCGACGCATTTAGAGTTGTACCGTGCGTTTCCACAATTAGGTGGCATCGTTCATACCCACTCTCATTTTGCGACCGTTTGGGCCCAAGCAGAAAGTGACATTCCAGCACTCGGCACCACTCACGCCGACTACTTCTACGGCGACATTCCTTGTACGCGACTGCTGTCAAAACAAGAAATTGCCGAGCAGTACGAAAAGAACACAGGCGCAGTGATCATTGAAGAGTTTCAACGTCGCGATCTCGATCCTCTTGCTGTACCCAGCGTGGTTGTCGCAGGCCATGGACCTTTCTCTTGGGGTAAAAATGGCATGGATGCAGTACACAACGCCGTGGTGTTAGAAGAAGTCGCTTCAATGGCAATTGCCACTCGTACCATCAATAGCGGTGTACACATTCAGCGTGAATTGTCAGACAAACACTACTTAAGAAAACATGGCGCTAATGCCTATTACGGACAAAGGTAA
- a CDS encoding PTS sugar transporter subunit IIA produces MALKQSLIENNSICLQAEASDWKAAIKIGTDMLIKSGAIKPSYHDAIISSVEKLGPYIVIAPSLAMPHARPENGVVRTAFALVTLKEPVFFEGEDSPIDVLITLAGSTSDQHMEGLMEVTQVLDDDESETGVDLDKLRRCQSAQEVYQVIDAALEEATA; encoded by the coding sequence ATGGCATTAAAACAATCTCTTATCGAAAACAACTCTATCTGCCTGCAAGCAGAAGCCAGTGACTGGAAAGCCGCGATCAAAATTGGCACCGACATGTTGATCAAATCAGGCGCAATTAAGCCTTCTTATCACGACGCCATCATTAGCAGTGTCGAAAAATTAGGGCCTTATATCGTTATCGCCCCAAGTTTAGCTATGCCTCATGCTCGCCCAGAAAATGGCGTGGTACGCACCGCTTTTGCTTTAGTCACCTTAAAAGAACCGGTGTTCTTTGAAGGCGAAGATAGCCCAATAGACGTCTTGATTACCTTAGCCGGTAGCACTTCTGACCAACACATGGAAGGCCTGATGGAAGTGACTCAAGTGTTGGATGACGATGAGAGTGAAACGGGGGTCGATTTGGACAAGCTACGTCGCTGCCAGAGCGCGCAAGAGGTTTATCAAGTTATTGATGCCGCTCTAGAAGAAGCTACGGCGTAG